Proteins encoded in a region of the Corynebacterium genitalium ATCC 33030 genome:
- a CDS encoding inorganic diphosphatase — protein sequence MAEVTIEIPKGSRNKYEVDHETGKVFLDRYLFTSMGYPLDYGFIDHTLGDDGDPLDALVITPEPVFPGVIVKARPLGVFKMTDEAGGDDKLLCVLDDVRYDNYQDINDVSDFLKDEIEHFFVHYKDLEPNKDVTGSGWGDKAEAEKILEAAIANYKG from the coding sequence ATGGCTGAAGTGACCATCGAGATCCCGAAGGGTTCCCGCAATAAGTACGAGGTCGACCACGAGACTGGCAAGGTCTTCCTTGACCGGTATCTGTTCACGTCCATGGGCTACCCGCTGGACTACGGCTTCATCGACCACACCCTGGGTGATGACGGTGACCCGTTGGATGCCCTCGTAATCACTCCGGAGCCGGTTTTCCCGGGTGTCATTGTCAAGGCTCGCCCGCTCGGCGTGTTCAAGATGACCGATGAGGCTGGCGGCGACGACAAGTTGCTCTGCGTGCTTGACGACGTCCGCTACGACAACTACCAGGACATCAACGACGTTTCCGACTTCCTGAAGGACGAGATCGAGCACTTCTTCGTCCACTACAAGGACTTGGAGCCCAACAAGGACGTCACCGGTTCCGGCTGGGGCGACAAGGCTGAGGCGGAGAAGATCCTCGAGGCAGCCATCGCCAACTACAAGGGTTAA
- a CDS encoding SpaH/EbpB family LPXTG-anchored major pilin, translated as MANTFTKKTAAIALAAGLAFSGSAGAVFAPVAQAQQLSDLYTVNDNNEKVLKKDNTIIVHKRAGTETGTPNADGSASNAPGNPLDGAEFKIERVKIDMTTDEGFANAVKLQTTADGVNRVELDKYGTEAVGDYLNPVATQGGDVTFTNLPAGAYLITETKTPAGYINSAPFIVFAPMPDATNKTWNKTVHAYPKNTTTKTEKTVVDANQHPVDGDHAVTYTINATAPTPPAGREVTSFSVRDYHKADEFDSLDVTEVRVDGTPLNGGWSAAAAPMTDAEKARINAADEQGNTPDADTKIVVNFTGEGLATIKNNPGAKVEVVLSGKISKTAAQNADGKGLKDGEVINSADTGGTTRPTGGSENEDEPFDTPPSKTKSYFGAVQIVKTGENQEKLEGAKFELHKISGENATCSAADLNDGNKVNTGELVTDAQGKFVINSLHVTDLQNNTETITDTYCLKETEAPSGYTKLVQPIELKLAVSEVKGPATSETDGGTTYVFNKSATVENVKRGIPQLPSTGGMGVIALILAGLALLGGGAYAARRKTA; from the coding sequence ATGGCAAACACCTTCACCAAGAAGACCGCCGCGATCGCCCTTGCGGCAGGCTTGGCATTCTCCGGCTCGGCCGGGGCAGTTTTTGCGCCGGTCGCGCAGGCGCAGCAGCTCTCCGACCTGTACACCGTTAACGATAACAATGAGAAGGTCCTCAAAAAGGACAATACGATCATCGTCCACAAGCGTGCCGGTACCGAAACCGGTACCCCGAATGCAGACGGTTCTGCTTCCAATGCCCCGGGCAATCCACTTGATGGTGCTGAGTTCAAGATCGAGCGTGTCAAGATCGACATGACCACTGATGAGGGCTTCGCTAACGCTGTTAAGCTGCAGACCACTGCGGACGGCGTGAATCGTGTCGAGCTGGACAAATACGGCACCGAGGCTGTTGGTGACTACCTGAATCCGGTGGCGACTCAGGGCGGTGACGTGACGTTCACGAATCTTCCTGCAGGTGCGTACCTGATCACCGAGACGAAGACTCCGGCTGGTTACATCAACTCGGCTCCGTTCATCGTTTTCGCCCCGATGCCGGATGCAACCAATAAGACGTGGAACAAGACTGTCCACGCCTACCCAAAGAACACCACCACGAAGACCGAGAAGACGGTTGTCGATGCGAACCAGCACCCGGTTGACGGCGACCACGCGGTGACCTACACCATTAACGCGACCGCACCGACCCCTCCGGCAGGGCGTGAGGTGACCTCCTTCAGCGTGCGTGACTACCACAAGGCCGATGAGTTCGACTCGCTCGACGTCACCGAGGTGCGTGTTGACGGTACGCCGCTGAATGGCGGCTGGTCCGCAGCTGCTGCGCCTATGACTGACGCAGAGAAGGCCCGCATCAACGCTGCTGATGAACAGGGTAATACTCCGGACGCCGACACCAAGATCGTTGTCAACTTCACCGGAGAAGGCCTGGCTACGATCAAGAACAACCCGGGCGCGAAGGTTGAGGTTGTGCTCAGCGGTAAGATCTCCAAGACCGCGGCACAGAACGCAGACGGCAAGGGCTTGAAGGACGGCGAGGTCATCAACAGCGCCGACACTGGCGGTACTACGAGGCCGACGGGTGGCAGCGAGAACGAGGACGAGCCGTTCGACACTCCGCCGTCCAAGACCAAGAGCTACTTCGGCGCAGTTCAGATCGTCAAGACCGGTGAGAACCAGGAGAAGCTCGAGGGCGCCAAGTTCGAGCTGCACAAGATCTCTGGCGAGAACGCCACATGCTCGGCCGCTGACCTTAACGACGGCAACAAGGTGAACACTGGTGAATTGGTCACCGATGCTCAGGGCAAGTTCGTGATCAATTCTCTGCACGTCACCGATCTGCAGAACAACACTGAGACCATCACCGACACCTACTGCCTGAAGGAGACTGAGGCTCCGTCCGGTTACACCAAGTTGGTGCAGCCGATTGAGCTCAAACTCGCTGTTTCTGAGGTTAAGGGTCCCGCAACGAGTGAGACTGACGGCGGAACCACGTACGTCTTCAACAAGTCGGCGACTGTTGAGAACGTCAAGCGTGGCATCCCGCAGCTGCCGAGCACCGGTGGCATGGGTGTCATTGCCCTGATCCTGGCTGGTCTGGCACTTCTGGGTGGCGGTGCTTACGCCGCACGCCGCAAGACTGCCTAA
- a CDS encoding class C sortase, translated as MSTLVPVDKGQEGAAKPAGSRRVLMPLLIMLLGLAVLVYPVFATQWNNWLQQRAVDEYQSDIQDGEQEDPGAMERALESARYYNETHTDGPILDPWLARISKDNVEYQDYLKELSGYPAMSQVAIPAIDSNLPVYHGSSEEVLQKGIGHLFGSALPIGGEGNHTVLTGHTGLTNATLWDNLIDVKEGDAIYINTFGRAMKYEVHDIEVVLPDETDSLKARDGEDLVTLITCTPYGVNTHRLLVHAHRVPMDPSEENVFDKSTKLMQWWMWLILAIAAAALIGIIWWLRKQKQAANAETDVEGESDDEV; from the coding sequence ATGTCAACGCTGGTGCCAGTCGATAAGGGCCAGGAAGGCGCAGCCAAGCCGGCTGGATCACGCCGTGTTCTCATGCCGCTGCTGATCATGTTGCTGGGGCTTGCCGTGCTTGTATACCCGGTGTTCGCCACGCAATGGAACAACTGGCTGCAGCAGCGCGCCGTCGATGAGTACCAAAGCGACATTCAGGACGGTGAACAGGAGGACCCGGGTGCCATGGAGCGCGCCCTCGAATCCGCCCGCTACTACAATGAGACGCACACCGACGGGCCAATCCTCGACCCGTGGCTCGCGCGCATTTCCAAAGACAACGTCGAGTACCAGGACTATCTGAAGGAACTCAGCGGTTACCCGGCCATGTCCCAGGTCGCTATCCCGGCGATTGACTCTAACCTGCCGGTGTATCACGGCAGTTCTGAAGAGGTGCTGCAAAAGGGCATCGGCCACCTTTTCGGCTCCGCGCTTCCAATCGGCGGGGAAGGCAACCACACCGTGCTGACGGGCCACACCGGCCTGACCAACGCGACGCTCTGGGACAACCTCATCGACGTCAAGGAAGGCGACGCGATCTACATCAACACCTTCGGACGCGCGATGAAGTATGAGGTCCACGACATCGAAGTTGTTCTGCCGGACGAAACCGACAGTTTGAAAGCGCGCGACGGGGAGGATCTGGTGACGCTGATCACCTGTACCCCGTACGGCGTCAACACGCACCGGCTGCTCGTGCATGCACACCGAGTACCGATGGATCCGTCGGAAGAGAATGTGTTCGACAAGTCGACCAAGCTCATGCAGTGGTGGATGTGGCTCATCCTCGCGATCGCGGCCGCAGCACTGATCGGAATCATCTGGTGGCTGCGTAAGCAAAAGCAGGCTGCAAATGCTGAAACTGACGTCGAAGGTGAGTCGGACGATGAAGTCTAG
- a CDS encoding LPXTG cell wall anchor domain-containing protein, translated as MKSRGVALGAAVMIVLGAMSSGVAEAQIRPVTGNDRTLNGSQVSADERMTLEVRKKGFNAFDDPVPGALPPGDLTGITFVLYQAPDFDVTTDEGRKEASRVRSQEEWDAINRYEVAREKTNAHRVATFTDLKPGLYLLEEIRPDTEHNYLTSSPRWVVLPVADAMGEEFEHENIVVVKPAPTSTPPPVVPPTTTTPSTTTTGAPPPSKTPTTSTSPVPGQPPEEPSEDGPKLPRGVGASTGANVVLSIIAGLILIGLGVFMTKRKKRS; from the coding sequence ATGAAGTCTAGAGGGGTGGCGCTCGGCGCCGCCGTGATGATCGTGCTGGGCGCGATGTCCAGCGGGGTCGCGGAGGCGCAGATTCGACCTGTGACGGGCAACGATCGGACTCTGAACGGATCGCAGGTCAGCGCCGATGAACGGATGACGCTTGAAGTGCGCAAGAAGGGGTTCAACGCCTTCGATGATCCAGTCCCCGGAGCGCTCCCTCCAGGCGATCTCACCGGCATCACCTTCGTGCTTTACCAGGCGCCTGATTTCGATGTGACTACGGATGAGGGGCGCAAAGAAGCCAGCCGCGTCCGCTCCCAAGAAGAATGGGATGCGATCAACCGTTACGAGGTCGCGAGGGAGAAAACGAACGCTCATCGCGTCGCGACGTTCACGGACCTCAAACCCGGCCTGTACCTCCTCGAAGAGATCCGGCCGGACACCGAGCACAACTATCTCACCTCGTCGCCGCGCTGGGTCGTGCTCCCGGTGGCCGACGCTATGGGGGAGGAGTTCGAGCACGAGAACATTGTCGTCGTGAAGCCGGCGCCCACCTCGACTCCTCCACCAGTGGTGCCTCCGACAACGACGACACCGTCCACAACGACCACAGGTGCACCGCCACCGAGCAAGACCCCCACAACTTCAACCAGCCCAGTTCCGGGACAGCCGCCGGAGGAACCGTCTGAAGACGGGCCTAAGCTGCCGCGAGGGGTAGGAGCATCGACCGGCGCGAACGTTGTGCTCAGCATCATTGCCGGCCTGATTCTCATCGGTCTCGGAGTTTTCATGACAAAGAGGAAGAAGCGCAGTTGA